A genomic window from Silene latifolia isolate original U9 population chromosome 11, ASM4854445v1, whole genome shotgun sequence includes:
- the LOC141612647 gene encoding uncharacterized protein LOC141612647, with amino-acid sequence MTKERLIITGLWNCRICSDLNFSDEMLALGFEKGLTTTIKKRLALGHQVPWMMFTESHGHAERIADILKEEKKEKEGKKEKGEKRKTSQGDEGSKKTYGGFGYGGSVGAVRGGGNSMFQACYSCGKYGHKARECRSTAKSSNGRGSYGNGNRDGGYYTPMSGYGSNQKSRGWSNQRSYDNRQGNIGDQSSGGKAFGTASTVQGNGEKGN; translated from the coding sequence ATGACAAAAGAGAGACTTATTATAACGGGTTTATGGAATTGTCGAATATGTAgcgatttgaattttagtgatgagatgttggcactcgGGTTTGAGAAAGGATTAACAActactattaagaagaggcttgcactGGGTCaccaagtaccatggatgatgtttaccGAGAGTCATGGGCATGCGGAGAGGATTGCAGATATATTaaaggaggagaagaaggagaAGGAAGGGAAGAAGGAAAAGGGAGAGAAAAGGAAGACAAGTCAGGGTGATGAGGGAAGTAAAAAGACATATGGTGGATTTGGGTATGGTGGGAGCGTGGGAGCTGTTCGTGGAGGTGGTAACTCGATGTTTCAGGCATGCTACTCTTGTGGCAAATATGGACACAAGGCAAGGGAATGCAGATCGACGGCAAAGTCTAGTAATGGAAGGGGAAGCTATGGCAATGGGAATCGTGATGGGGGTTACTATACTCCTATGTCAGGTTATGGGAGCAATCAAAAGTCAAGAGGTTGGAGTAACCAGAGAAGCTATGACAATAGACAAGGCAATATAGGTGACCAGAGTAGTGGTGGAAAGGCATTTGGGACAGCTAGTACGGTACAAGggaatggggagaagggtaactag
- the LOC141612782 gene encoding uncharacterized protein LOC141612782, with the protein MGCGLGVIIRDHDGHVERAGVQQTRERWEAEIAEAKAMEFGLQMALQMGIVSIVAESDCKTLVNMLKSGTMPSSYLSNIGRSILNLASQFNVIEFNFVRRDGNRAVHCMAHLLPLLYITRVWVRMVSDSLSDLVATDSNSDINYE; encoded by the coding sequence ATGGGTTGTGGTTTGGGAGTGATAATTCGGGACCATGATGGACATGTCGAAAGAGCTGGAGTTCAACAAACAAGGGAGCGTTGGGAGGCGGAGATTGCTGAAGCCAAAGCCATGGAGTTTGGATTACAAATGGCATTACAGATGGGCATTGTGAGTATCGTCGCGGAATCGGACTGTAAGACGTTGGTGAACATGCTGAAATCCGGAACCATGCCGTCGAGTTACTTGAGTAATATTGGGAGGTCGATTCTAAATTTAGCTTCTCAGTTTAATGTTATTGAGTTTAATTTTGTTCGTAGAGACGGAAATAGAGCGGTCCATTGTATGGCTCATTTACTTCCCTTACTCTATATTACTAGAGTTTGGGTTAGGATGGTGTCGGACTCTTTATCTGATCTTGTTGCTACCGATTCAAATTCGGATATTAATTATGAATAA
- the LOC141612784 gene encoding protein FAR1-RELATED SEQUENCE 5-like codes for MAHPEAVKMFRSYYYVVQIDSTYKTNEYRLPLVEMVGVTPVGKSFVIAFALVTHESEEKYLWVLRKLKALLNDVVQPNVIVTDCEGGLLNAIPIVFPDSSHLLCLWHIYSNVETKALDITDQDSWAKHVTYNLFTAVVEAETEEKFNVAWAKLAREWAEVAAYIERQWFPHLEKWAKYRTNKITHFGNTSTSRVESAHANLKRWLNSAKLAVDSIWIRFHSLMETQHVEIRHSLELSRSRRLTGIQRLFSRLSLKISKNAICELREEFERGAKMTEDALTIDCGCVKATTLGLLCACSLHRIARNGSRVPVDVLHAFWRKLEYDGSEAMPTCDDDRLEELFDEIRMRIRV; via the coding sequence ATGGCTCATCCAGAAGCCGTTAAGATGTTTCGATCATACTATTATGTGGTACAGATCGATTCCACGTACAAGACAAATGAataccgtcttccgcttgttgaGATGGTTGGAGTCACACCCGTCGGGAAGAGCTTTGTCATCGCGTTTGCTCTTGTGACGCATGAGTCCGAGGAGAAATATTTGTGGGTACTACGAAAACTGAAGGCCCTGCTTAATGATGTCGTTCAACCTAATGTTATTGTTACTGATTGCGAGGGAGGTTTGTTGAACGCGATCCCCATTGTTTTTCCCGATTCGTCTCACTTGCTATGTCTTTGGCATATATATTCTAACGTGGAGACGAAAGCACTTGATATCACGGATCAGGATAGTTGGGCTAAGCACGTAACTTATAACTTGTTTACTGCGGTTGTCGAGGCGGAGACCGAAGAAAAGTTTAATGTTGCGTGGGCCAAATTGGCAAGGGAATGGGCGGAAGTGGCGGCTTATATtgagaggcaatggttcccgcactTGGAAAAATGGGCCAAGTATAGAACGAACAAGATAACTCATTTTGGGAATACTTCTACATCCCGGGTTGAGTCGGCTCATGCGAATTTGAAGAGATGGCTGAATAGCGCGAAACTGGCAGTTGATAGCATCTGGATTCGGTTTCATTCTTTGATGGAAACGCAACATGTTGAGATCCGACACTCGTTGGAGTTATCTAGATCGAGGCGGTTGACGGGGATTCAGCGATTATTTTCCAGACTTTCTTTAAAAATATCAAAGAATGCCATCTGTGAATTGCGTGAAGAATTCGAAAGAGGTGCCAAGATGACGGAAGATGCCTTGACGATCGATTGCGGTTGTGTAAAGGCTACTACACTTGGTTTGTTATGTGCTTGTTCACTTCATCGCATTGCTAGAAACGGATCTCGGGTCCCTGTTGATGTGTTACATGCATTTTGGAGGAAGTTGGAGTACGATGGTTCGGAGGCAATGCCGACTTGTGACGATGATCGATTGGAGGAGTTGTTCGATGAAATTCGAATGCGGATCCGAGTATGA
- the LOC141610717 gene encoding uncharacterized protein LOC141610717: protein MAGNSSMEHNKAETLTCTIIAIDTTNNNLTYLVCSVCEKPLQNPLSLCTSCRRNALGPNSFASKRLFRFLMSIASDTRVFTVISFDRAAKILFGCSADDFFNFAKIHPFAAANAGKILEGEMCRMTLSKPKNGNAQHLRVASVVPLSSGFRPVIQSLNQLYGGSVPS, encoded by the exons ATGGCGGGAAATTCATCAATGGAGCACAACAAAGCAGAGACACTAACGTGCACCATTATAGCAATCGACACTACCAACAACAATTTGACATACTTGGTGTGTTCCGTCTGCGAGAAGCCTCTTCAAAACCCTCTTTCTCTTTGCACTTCTTGTCGTCGCAACGCTCTCGGTCCCAACTCTTTCGCTTCCAAACGCCTTTTCCGCTTCCTC ATGTCGATAGCATCGGATACGAGGGTGTTTACAGTGATTAGTTTTGATAGAGCAGCTAAAATCCTCTTTGGTTGTTCTGCTGATGATTTCTTCAATTTCGCCAAAATTCATCCTTTTGCAG CTGCAAATGCTGGTAAAATTCTGGAAGGTGAAATGTGTAGGATGACGCTGTCCAAACCAAAGAACGGTAATGCTCAACATCTACGAGTTGCTTCTGTTGTTCCTTTGAGTTCTGGGTTTCGGCCAGTTATTCAGTCGTTAAACCAGCTCTATGGAGGGTCTGTTCCTTCATAA